The genomic segment CCGGCTGGGACCCGTACTCGCACCGGCACTGGTCGGCGCCGGCTGGACCGCCCTGGTGGTGCTGAGCCGTCTGTTGGCGTCCGGGACGCCGCTGCCCTTCACCGCCGAGGGCCAGGGTGCGGCGGCGGTGGTCGCGTTGCTGGCGACGGTGCTGCTGGTGGCGGCGCGGGACCGCTTCGACAGCGGCCGCCCGCTCGGTCCTTCCTTCCGGTCCCTTCGATTCGCAGCCAGGAGGCTGTCATGACACGACCCACGGTCTCGGCCGCCGGGCTGACCCTGAGCTTTCGCGGTACGAGAGCGGTGGACGAGGTGACGCTGCGGCTCACCGAAGGGGTCACGGGTCTGCTCGGGCCCAACGGCGCGGGCAAGACGACGCTGCTGCGGATCCTGGCGACGGCGACGCCCCCGGACAACGGCGCCTTCACCGTCCTCGGGCACGATCCGAGCACGGTCCACGGCCGCCAGGACACACGAAGGGCCCTGGGCTACCTGCCGCAGAACCCCGGATTCCATCCGGACTTCACCGCGTTCGAGTTCATCGACTACGTGGCGATCCTCAAGGAGATGACGGACCGACGGGCCCGGCACGCCGAGGCCCGCCGGGTCCTGGGCGCGGTCGGTCTCGCGGAGCAGCGCGGCAGGCGGATACGACGGCTCTCCGGCGGTATGCGGCAGCGCGTGGCGCTGGCGGCGGCCCTGGTCGGCGACCCGGGCTTCCTGGTCCTGGACGAGCCCACGGTCGGGCTGGACCCCGAACAGCGCATGCGGTTCCGGGAGTTGATCGCGGAGGCCGGCGAGGGACGGACGGTGCTGCTGTCCACCCATCAGACGGAGGACGTGGCGATGCTGTGTCACCGGGTGGTGGTCATGGACAAGGGCCGGGTGCGGTTCGACGGCACGGCCGCGGAGCTGACGGCGGTGGCGGCCGGCCGGGTGTGGAACAGCGGGGAGCGGCAGCCGGGCGCCAGAGCCGGATGGCGCACCGGGACGGGCGAGTTCCGCAATGTCGGCGACCCGCCCGCGGGCGCCCGGCTGGTCGAACCGACGCTGGAGGACGGCTATCTGCTGGCGCTCGGCGGCGACCCGGTGGCGGAGGTGGCGGCATGACGGCCGTGGCGGGGACCCGGGTCGCCGTGCCGACACCGAAGCCGGTGCGGGTCCGGGGCGGTCGGCGGGCCATGCTCGCGCTGGCCCGGGTGGAGGCGCGGCGTCTGCTGCTGCACCCCCTGGTGGTGGTCGCGTCGGTGGCGTACCTGGCGCTGGTGCTGTGGCCGAGTGGTGAGTCGGAGGACGCCTATCCGGTGCTGCAGGACATCGACCGCGAGACTCAGATGGGACAGCTGCTGCTGGGCCTGGCGGTGATGATCGCCGTGAACCTGGCGGTGCTGCGCTCGCACCGGCGGGGCACGGACGCGTATTTCGGGGTGCTGGTCCTGTCTCCGTGGCGGCGCACGGTCGCGCATGTGCTGTCGGTGCTGCCGACGGTGCTGGTGGGGGCGTTGCTCGTGGTCGGGCAGTTCACGGCCGCGGCGCTGAAGCCCGGGGCCGTGGGCCATGCGTCGGTGTTCGAGCTGGCGACCGGGCCGCTGCTGATCCTGCTGCCCGCGGCCGTGGGCGTGCTGCTCGGCCGGGTCGTCCGGTCGGCGTTCGTGGCACCGCTGGCCTCGGTCGCCTTCCTGGCGGTGACCGTGGTCTTCGTCGCCGGCTCGGGGAGCGCGGCCTGGCTGCGCGGGATGGCCCTCGTGGTGTTCGACGAAGGCGCACGGCCGCTGCCGTCCGACCTGCTGGGCCGGCCCGCGGGATGGCACGCGCTGTACCTGCTGGCACTCGCGGTGCTGGTGGCGGCGGGTGCGGTGCTGGTGAGCGGCGGCCGGACGCGAGCCGTACGAGCCACCGCGCTGGGGGCACTCGGCGCGGTCGTGACCGCCGTGGTCCTCCAGGGCACGGCGCCGTCGGACGCGGTCCGCGAGGCGCGCGAGGTGGCGACCCGTGACCCGGCGAAGGTGCAGGACTGCGAGCGGCACGGGGCGACGACGTACTGTGCGTTCCCCGAGTTCACGCCCTGGACCGACGAGTGGGCCCGGGTGACGGACAAGGTGCGGTCGCTGGCCGGCGACCCGGCGACGACGCGGCCACTGACCGTACGGCAGAAGGTCGCGGCACTCGACGGACCGTCGGGCACCACGGCGATCTCGCCCGCCGCGCCCGGCGAGTCGACGGCGACCACGGCGTGGGGCGGCGAACGGGAACTGGAGTTCGCCGCGAGCGTCGCCCGGGGGCTGGTCGTGGGGGACGAGCGCTACCGGGGAGCGTACTGCGACGCGCGGGGCGTCCTCATGGTCTGGCTGGCGGTCCGCGCGACCCGGGACGGCGAAGCCATGTTCGAGAAGACCGGGGAGGGCTTCAACAGTCCCGGCGTGATTCAGGCTCCGGCGACCGCGATCGCCCTGCGGGGCCGCGAACTCGCCGTGTTGCAGCGGCTGTTGGCCGAGCCCCAGGGGGAGGTGGAGCGCAGGGTGAAGGCGTCGTGGAAGGAGCTCTCCGCCCCCGGTACGACCACCGACCGCGCGGCGGCCCTGCTGGGCGTCACCGCCCCGGCCGAGACCGCCGACGACCGGGAGTACCAGTGCGCATGAGACAGCGGCTGCTGGTGGTCGCGGCCCTGGTGCGGCCCACGGTGCGGTCGCTGCCGTGGGCCCTGTTCGCCGCCGGCTGGGGGCTGGGACTGGCCCTCGCCGCCGTACCGGTGCTGTTCTCGGTGGACCTCCCCGCTGAGGTGCTGGTCAACCTGGTACGGGCGGCCGCGTTGTGCGGGGCCGTGGGGATGGCGTTCCTCCTGGACGACCCGGCCCGGCACACCACCGGCGTCCCTCCCGTGCCGCGTCCGCTGCGGCAGGCGTTGCGCGCGGCCGCCGTGTCGCCGGTCTGCGCGGCATGGTGGGCGACGGTGCTGGCCGTCGTACGGGCGGGGGCCGGCCCCGGGCAACGGGCCGCGCTGCCGTGGGGCGCGGTGACGGTCGAGGCCGGTGCCCTGTCCGCGCTGGCGCTCGCACTCGCCGCGGCGACGGTGCGGTTCAGCGCGGTCCGTGTGCCGGGCCCGGCCGTGGCGGGCGCCGTGCTGGCCCTGCCGGTCACGGCCGGTGCGCTCCTCCCACCCCGCTTCGCCCTCTTCGTACCACCGGGCGACCCGCGGTGGGACGACGCCCACGTGCTGTGGGCCGCCGTTCTCACCGCCGTTCTCGCCGTCTGGCTGGTATGCGCCCCGGAGCCACGCCGCCGCTTCAAAAGCGTGCGCCTCCCACGCGGCGCAGGCGGTTGACCCGCGCTGTCCGCCAGTCCGCCAGTCCGCCAGTCCGCCAGTCCGCCAGTCGGCCAGTCCGCCAGTCCGCGAGTCGAAGCGCTCCGGTGTAGGGACCCCGTCCGTCACGACCTGATGGCTTCGACCGCCTGGCGCAGCGAAGTGACGCCGTCGGAAGCGAGGAAGTGACCGGCTCCGGGAACCACCTTCGCACGGACTCCGAGGAGGTCGGCAAGCCGGTCGGTGTGACCAGTCGGAACGTACGGATCGGCGTCGGACCTGATGATCGTGAGCCGGTCGATGTGACTGCTCATTCCCTCCACGTCGCAGCCGTCTTCGATGTAGGCGTCCAGTTCC from the Streptomyces sp. NBC_00310 genome contains:
- a CDS encoding ABC transporter ATP-binding protein, with amino-acid sequence MTRPTVSAAGLTLSFRGTRAVDEVTLRLTEGVTGLLGPNGAGKTTLLRILATATPPDNGAFTVLGHDPSTVHGRQDTRRALGYLPQNPGFHPDFTAFEFIDYVAILKEMTDRRARHAEARRVLGAVGLAEQRGRRIRRLSGGMRQRVALAAALVGDPGFLVLDEPTVGLDPEQRMRFRELIAEAGEGRTVLLSTHQTEDVAMLCHRVVVMDKGRVRFDGTAAELTAVAAGRVWNSGERQPGARAGWRTGTGEFRNVGDPPAGARLVEPTLEDGYLLALGGDPVAEVAA
- a CDS encoding ABC transporter permease; this translates as MTAVAGTRVAVPTPKPVRVRGGRRAMLALARVEARRLLLHPLVVVASVAYLALVLWPSGESEDAYPVLQDIDRETQMGQLLLGLAVMIAVNLAVLRSHRRGTDAYFGVLVLSPWRRTVAHVLSVLPTVLVGALLVVGQFTAAALKPGAVGHASVFELATGPLLILLPAAVGVLLGRVVRSAFVAPLASVAFLAVTVVFVAGSGSAAWLRGMALVVFDEGARPLPSDLLGRPAGWHALYLLALAVLVAAGAVLVSGGRTRAVRATALGALGAVVTAVVLQGTAPSDAVREAREVATRDPAKVQDCERHGATTYCAFPEFTPWTDEWARVTDKVRSLAGDPATTRPLTVRQKVAALDGPSGTTAISPAAPGESTATTAWGGERELEFAASVARGLVVGDERYRGAYCDARGVLMVWLAVRATRDGEAMFEKTGEGFNSPGVIQAPATAIALRGRELAVLQRLLAEPQGEVERRVKASWKELSAPGTTTDRAAALLGVTAPAETADDREYQCA
- a CDS encoding ABC transporter, which translates into the protein MRQRLLVVAALVRPTVRSLPWALFAAGWGLGLALAAVPVLFSVDLPAEVLVNLVRAAALCGAVGMAFLLDDPARHTTGVPPVPRPLRQALRAAAVSPVCAAWWATVLAVVRAGAGPGQRAALPWGAVTVEAGALSALALALAAATVRFSAVRVPGPAVAGAVLALPVTAGALLPPRFALFVPPGDPRWDDAHVLWAAVLTAVLAVWLVCAPEPRRRFKSVRLPRGAGG